TTTTTTTCCATGAGCGCATTGGTGAGGCTGAAAATCGGGTCTTTTTTGTCCCGAAGAATAACGGCTTCCACATCCGTGCGGGTGATGGCAGAACGATTCCCTGTATACGCCGTCAATTTTTCAAGATTCTGGGCGAACAGAGCCGGATTAAATCCAGTGCGGTCCGCAAGCTCGGAAAATGCCGCCGGCGCCATGGTTTTGCCGTTTTGCTTTAAAATTTGTCCGGCCATGTTCTGAAGCACCTGGCGCTGATCATCCATATCCGCTTTTCTGGCGCCCTGGGGCACGGTGCAGTCTATGATCAGCCCGGTTTTTTCCAGGGTTTTGACGATTTTCCTGCGCCGGTCCAGGGATTCAGCCGTCATCACCAGAAAATGCCCCTCTGGAATGCCGCCTTCAACCACGTCAGACAACCGCTTCAGGTCGTTTTCCGAATAAGACACCTCCCCTGCCCCGGCCTTGACGGCAAACATCGGGGCCTGCCGGACCAGCACCATTTTTTTCTCCCCAAAAAAAGAAAACGTACTGATCTGCTCGATCACATCTCCCATGATCGTGGTGCGGCCATCCAGGGTTTCCAGATGAACACCGCGGGTATTGCCGCGCATCAGCCGGGTTTTGATCCCGTCCACGGCTTTTTGCACCAGATAGGATTCCCCGGCACACAGGACAAATCCGGGCACAAGGTTGCCGGCATCGGCCAGCCATTGGTCCAGGCCGGTATGTTTAACGGTCGCCACGAGAAGATAAGGCCAGTTTCACCATTGCCGCCACGGCAATGACAATGGCCAGAATCCCGATTCCCTGGGATACGGATAAAAATTCAAAGTAAAAATCGCCTCTGAAATCCCCCCGGAAAAATTCAATGATGAACCGGAACACGGAATATAAAATAATGTAACTTAAAAAAATCATCCCATGAAAGCGCTTGCGGCGCTGGAGAAATATCAGGATGAGAAACAGAATCAGATTGGCCGCCACCATGTAGATCTGGGTGGGGTGCAGCGGCACATGCAGCGGGGCCAGGCTGTCCGGATGGGAAAACTGCACGGCAATGGGAAGATCACACTGCCGCCCATAGCAGCATCCGGCAAAAAAACACCCCAACCGGCCGATGCCGTGCCCCAGCGCCACGC
Above is a window of Desulfotignum balticum DSM 7044 DNA encoding:
- the lgt gene encoding prolipoprotein diacylglyceryl transferase; amino-acid sequence: MHPILVHFGSFTLYTYGFFLAMGFLAAVWFSKRNARFYDLKPDDISDLFFVILISGIVGARLLYVIINFDDFRASPLDIFKLWNGGLVFFGGFMGAVAASIVTIRIKNLPFFKTADTIAPGVALGHGIGRLGCFFAGCCYGRQCDLPIAVQFSHPDSLAPLHVPLHPTQIYMVAANLILFLILIFLQRRKRFHGMIFLSYIILYSVFRFIIEFFRGDFRGDFYFEFLSVSQGIGILAIVIAVAAMVKLALSSRGDR
- the holA gene encoding DNA polymerase III subunit delta, which codes for MATVKHTGLDQWLADAGNLVPGFVLCAGESYLVQKAVDGIKTRLMRGNTRGVHLETLDGRTTIMGDVIEQISTFSFFGEKKMVLVRQAPMFAVKAGAGEVSYSENDLKRLSDVVEGGIPEGHFLVMTAESLDRRRKIVKTLEKTGLIIDCTVPQGARKADMDDQRQVLQNMAGQILKQNGKTMAPAAFSELADRTGFNPALFAQNLEKLTAYTGNRSAITRTDVEAVILRDKKDPIFSLTNALMEKNTGDALMYLSSLLKDGFHELQILKAFENLVRRMLLVKAFMLDFSQKHPDIRMDRMNFNAFKQQIMPAITAHDQAARDQTKTAVKDLVIAPNPNSPYPVFQTVEKSARFSLNELRSALISLGDLDYALKSSSISAQAGIEQFVMTFCRKGGSCHGA